A single window of Oreochromis aureus strain Israel breed Guangdong linkage group 5, ZZ_aureus, whole genome shotgun sequence DNA harbors:
- the si:dkey-28n18.9 gene encoding sorting nexin-6, with amino-acid sequence MMEEVKEAASVLSVHDDSIKVTEVLKDGDTLTFIIVSQKLSGTGEYHVDRTYEDFEWLQQHLFSQEDVPGIQGVIFPPLPAKPQVNASSRSIKQLGFLALGECQPYCKALETFLQQVAAHSILSKNKAVEVFLTSSDPPGRQKVKKNIFNRLSQAVEEMRKEGHKDVDEFFQNERDHNLVLTGCTKTAAEKFLDVVATEQKIAVACGHFSTALHLCVEPGEDPDKQAFSRVCVKLSEVFESIKKNMTSVAENNVNTLGLGLDLESRYQEAEREMLFRRTCKLVELENARRNTEKAKPVKKAAMEEVKKAAETEFEHISGVAKQEIERFQGARVEMLQQALVSWCEKQLLTAKESADQFNQHLEVFRGMA; translated from the exons ATGATG gAAGAAGTGAAAGAAGCGGCATCTGTTCTGAGTGTCCATGACGACAGCATCAAAGTTACAGAGGTGCTGAAAGACGGGGACACTCTCACCTTTATCATCGTATCTCAAAAG CTCTCTGGTACAGGGGAGTACCATGTGGACCGGACCTATGAGGATTTTGAATGGCTGCAGCAGCACTTGTTCTCTCAGGAGGATGTGCCAGGGATACAGGGAGTCATA TTCCCGCCTCTTCCTGCAAAGCCCCAAGTGAATGCATCTTCCAGATCTATAAAACAGCTTG GTTTCCTTGCTTTAGGAGAGTGTCAGCCCTACTGTAAAGCATTAGAAACGTTCCTGCAGCAGGTTGCTGCACACAGCATACTCAgcaaaaataaagctgtggagGTCTTTCTGACCAGCTCGGAT CCTCCAGGCAGACAGAAAGTAAAGAAGAACATTTTCAACAGACTGAGTCAAGCTGTGGAGGAGATGAGAAAAGAAGGCCATAAG GATGTGGATGAGTTCTTTCAAAATGAACGGGATCATAACCTCGTTCTAACCGGCTGTACCAAGACTGCAGCTGAG AAATTCCTAGATGTGGTGGCAACAGAGCAAA AAATAGCAGTGGCCTGTGGACACTTCTCAACTGCTCTGCATCTCTGCGTGGAACCAGGCGAGGATCCTGACAAACAGGCTTTCTCtag GGTTTGTGtgaaattatcagaagtgtTTGAATCTATAAAG AAAAATATGACGAGTGTTGCTGAGAACAACGTGAACACTCTTGGACTGGGCCTGGACCTCGAGTCACGTTATCAGGAGGCGGAAAGG GAGATGCTCTTCAGGAGAACCTGCAAACTAGTGGAGTTAGAGAACGCCCGAAGGAACACAGAGAAGGCGAAACCTGTAAAGAAGGCTGCT ATGGAAGAAGTGAAGAAAGCAGCAGAGACTGAGTTTGAGCACATTTCTGGAGTGGCTAAGCAGGAG ATTGAACGTTTCCAGGGAGCGCGCGTGGAAATGCTGCAGCAGGCTCTGGTTAGTTGGTGTGAAAAGCAACTTCTTACAGCCAAAGAAAGTGCTGACCAGTTCAACCAGCATCTGGAAGTCTTTAGGGGAATGGCCTAG